One segment of Solanum stenotomum isolate F172 chromosome 1, ASM1918654v1, whole genome shotgun sequence DNA contains the following:
- the LOC125851345 gene encoding single-stranded DNA-binding protein, mitochondrial, with translation MNSMAAKLVKLLRCSPAARPVMGVQGTSRLGYSTGTYHSDGDEPASNNEAVEIDDSDFLPEKPNLQLQGVDPRKGWNFRGVHKAIICGKVGQSPVQKILRNGRSVTIFTVGTGGMFDQRIPQDKDLPKPGQWHRIAVHNEMLGQYSVQQLTKNSSVYIEGDIETRVYNDSLSGEIKSIPEICVRRDGRIRLIKGGESISSISIDELREGLL, from the exons ATGAATTCAATGGCTGCTAAACTTGTTAAATTGTTGCGCTGTTCTCCAGCCGCCAGACCAG TGATGGGTGTGCAAGGAACCTCTAGGTTGGGCTATTCAACTGGTACATATCATAGTGATGGTGATGAGCCTGCAAGTAATAATGAAGCTGTAGAAATTGATGATAGTGATTTTCTTCCCGAAAAACCTAATTTGCAGCTGCAAGGTGTGGACCCCAGAAAGGGTTGGAATTTTCGGGGTGTGCACAAG GCTATTATATGTGGCAAAGTCGGGCAATCTCCTGTGCAGAAGATATTGAGAAATGGACGGAGTGTCACTATTTTCACAGTTGGAACAGGTGGCATGTTCGATCAGAGAATCCCACAAGACAAAGACTTGCCTAAACCTGGACAGTGGCATAGGATCGCGGTGCATAATGAAATGCTTGGGCAATACTCCGTTCAGCAACTTACCAAAAA CTCCTCAGTCTACATTGAGGGTGATATTGAAACCAGAGTCTATAATGATAGTCTCAGCGGCGAAATTAAAAGCATACCAGAAATTTGTGTGCGCAGAGATG GGAGGATTCGGCTTATAAAAGGTGGTGAAAGTATCAGCAGTATCTCAATTGATGAGCTCC GAGAAGGATTGCTGTAG
- the LOC125851265 gene encoding pre-mRNA-splicing factor 38 isoform X1, whose amino-acid sequence MANRTDPLAKSIRGTNPQNLVEKILRSKIYQNTYWKEQCFGLTAETLVDKAMELDHLGGTFGGNRKPSPFICLVMKMLQIQPEKDIVVEFIKNEDYKYVRVLGAFYLRLTGTDVDIYRYLEPLYNDYRKLRRKLADGQYALTHVDEYIDELLTTDYSCDIALPRIKKRWILEQNKQLEPRRSALEDDFEEEEEKDEDEQLATGLDDEHEKDYYRGGSPARERDRDRRRDSHRHRDRDYDRDRDYDRDRDYDRERGRRDRDRDRDRDRDRHRLRDDKDYGRERDRERDRERDRRDRGRHRSYSRSRSRSRDRKDREDDRRKRHARSSASPARDEPKKKKEKKEKKEKKDDGTDHPDPEIAEANRLRASLGLKPLKL is encoded by the exons ATGGCGAATCGCACCGATCCATTGGCGAAGAGCATTAGGGGAACGAATCCACAAAACCTGGTGGAGAAAATCCTCAGGTCCAAAATATACCAAAACACTTACTGGAAAGAACAATGTTTCGGGTTGACAGCAGAAACACTAGTCGACAAAGCCATGGAACTTGATCACCTCGGTGGAACATTCGGCGGTAATCGTAAACCCTCACCATTTATTTGCCTTGTCATGAAGATGCTCCAAATCCAGCCTGAAAAAGATATCGTTGTGGAGTTCATCAAGAACGAAGATTATAAGTATGTTCGAGTTCTTGGGGCTTTCTATTTGCGTCTTACGGGTACGGATGTTGATATATATCGATATCTTGAGCCTCTCTACAATGATTATCGAAAGCTGAGGCGTAAATTAGCTGATGGGC AGTATGCACTGACACATGTGGATGAGTATATAGATGAACTTCTTACAACAGATTACTCTTGTGATATTGCTTTGCCCCGCATCAAGAAAAG ATGGATATTGGAACAGAATAAACAGCTGGAACCTCGGAGAAGTGCGTTGGAAGATGACtttgaagaggaagaggagaagGATGAGGATGAACAACTTGCCACTGGATTAGATGATGAGCATGAAAAG GATTATTACCGTGGGGGAAGTCCAGCTAGGGAGAGAGATCGGGATAGAAGACGAGATAGTCACAGACACAG GGATCGTGACTATGACAGAGATCGAGATTATGACAGAGATCGTGATTATGATAGGGAACGTGGCAGACGTGACAGAGACAGAGACCGAGATAGAGACAGGGACCGTCATCGCCTCAGGGATGATAAGGACTATGGTCGTGAGAGGGATCGAGAAAGGGATAGGGAACGTGATAGACGTGACCGTGGTCGACACAGGAGTTATTCTAGGAGCAGAAGTAGAAGCAGAGACCGTAAAGATCGGGAGGATGACCGTCGTAAAAGGCATGCTCGCAGTAGTGCTAGTCCTGCTCGGGATGAAcctaagaagaagaaggagaagaaggagaagaaagaaaagaaagatgatGGAACAGATCATCCTGATCCAGAGATTGCAGAAGCCAACAGGCTTAGGGCATCACTTGGATTAAAGCCTTTGAAGCTATGA
- the LOC125851265 gene encoding pre-mRNA-splicing factor 38 isoform X2, with the protein MANRTDPLAKSIRGTNPQNLVEKILRSKIYQNTYWKEQCFGLTAETLVDKAMELDHLGGTFGGNRKPSPFICLVMKMLQIQPEKDIVVEFIKNEDYKYVRVLGAFYLRLTGTDVDIYRYLEPLYNDYRKLRRKLADGQYALTHVDEYIDELLTTDYSCDIALPRIKKRWILEQNKQLEPRRSALEDDFEEEEEKDEDEQLATGLDDEHEKDYYRGGSPARERDRDRRRDSHRHRDRDYDRDRDYDRERGRRDRDRDRDRDRDRHRLRDDKDYGRERDRERDRERDRRDRGRHRSYSRSRSRSRDRKDREDDRRKRHARSSASPARDEPKKKKEKKEKKEKKDDGTDHPDPEIAEANRLRASLGLKPLKL; encoded by the exons ATGGCGAATCGCACCGATCCATTGGCGAAGAGCATTAGGGGAACGAATCCACAAAACCTGGTGGAGAAAATCCTCAGGTCCAAAATATACCAAAACACTTACTGGAAAGAACAATGTTTCGGGTTGACAGCAGAAACACTAGTCGACAAAGCCATGGAACTTGATCACCTCGGTGGAACATTCGGCGGTAATCGTAAACCCTCACCATTTATTTGCCTTGTCATGAAGATGCTCCAAATCCAGCCTGAAAAAGATATCGTTGTGGAGTTCATCAAGAACGAAGATTATAAGTATGTTCGAGTTCTTGGGGCTTTCTATTTGCGTCTTACGGGTACGGATGTTGATATATATCGATATCTTGAGCCTCTCTACAATGATTATCGAAAGCTGAGGCGTAAATTAGCTGATGGGC AGTATGCACTGACACATGTGGATGAGTATATAGATGAACTTCTTACAACAGATTACTCTTGTGATATTGCTTTGCCCCGCATCAAGAAAAG ATGGATATTGGAACAGAATAAACAGCTGGAACCTCGGAGAAGTGCGTTGGAAGATGACtttgaagaggaagaggagaagGATGAGGATGAACAACTTGCCACTGGATTAGATGATGAGCATGAAAAG GATTATTACCGTGGGGGAAGTCCAGCTAGGGAGAGAGATCGGGATAGAAGACGAGATAGTCACAGACACAG AGATCGAGATTATGACAGAGATCGTGATTATGATAGGGAACGTGGCAGACGTGACAGAGACAGAGACCGAGATAGAGACAGGGACCGTCATCGCCTCAGGGATGATAAGGACTATGGTCGTGAGAGGGATCGAGAAAGGGATAGGGAACGTGATAGACGTGACCGTGGTCGACACAGGAGTTATTCTAGGAGCAGAAGTAGAAGCAGAGACCGTAAAGATCGGGAGGATGACCGTCGTAAAAGGCATGCTCGCAGTAGTGCTAGTCCTGCTCGGGATGAAcctaagaagaagaaggagaagaaggagaagaaagaaaagaaagatgatGGAACAGATCATCCTGATCCAGAGATTGCAGAAGCCAACAGGCTTAGGGCATCACTTGGATTAAAGCCTTTGAAGCTATGA